A section of the Methanoregula formicica SMSP genome encodes:
- a CDS encoding TspO/MBR family protein, whose protein sequence is MEFSSHLKGPALLRLVAAILFCEIAGSLGSVVTTPAPGSWYSSLIKPFFAPPAWVFAPVWVTLFALMGIALFLVWELGIEKPDVRFAVGIFGVQFFLNVIWSFLFFGLRSPLLGLIDIIILWWLILATIVVFYRVRKGAAYLLIPYIAWVSIATVLNASIYLLNP, encoded by the coding sequence ATGGAATTTTCTTCGCACCTGAAAGGACCGGCGCTACTGAGACTCGTCGCTGCGATCCTCTTCTGTGAAATTGCCGGAAGCCTCGGCTCGGTGGTGACCACACCCGCGCCGGGCTCCTGGTACTCAAGCCTGATCAAGCCCTTCTTTGCCCCGCCGGCCTGGGTCTTTGCGCCGGTCTGGGTCACGCTCTTTGCGCTGATGGGTATTGCACTCTTCCTTGTCTGGGAACTCGGGATTGAGAAGCCAGATGTCCGGTTCGCGGTGGGCATTTTCGGGGTCCAGTTTTTCTTGAACGTCATCTGGTCGTTTCTCTTCTTTGGGCTCCGGTCGCCCCTTCTCGGTCTGATTGACATCATCATCCTGTGGTGGCTGATCCTTGCAACCATCGTGGTTTTTTACCGGGTGCGGAAGGGTGCAGCATATCTCCTCATCCCCTATATCGCCTGGGTGAGCATCGCAACGGTGCTGAATGCATCCATCTACCTGCTGAATCCCTGA